One genomic window of Pseudoxanthomonas sp. includes the following:
- a CDS encoding MHYT domain-containing protein produces MLLPSHPMTGTYNALLVLASFVVAAVAAYAALSMTGRITANRGRIASCWLVGGACVMGLGVWSMHFIGMLAFKLPIPQGYDLLITGYSLLIAVGASGYALWMVTRPALPSGQLLGGGLIMGCGVAAMHYVGMAAMRMQPGIDYDPLWFSLSVLIAIAASISALWIFFRLRSETRGQPPFLRIIAAAVMGFAIAGMHYTGMAAARFPAGAICGAAVKDGASPHWLASLVGTFTFAILGIALVVSMLDRRLQERTTLLTESLIKARHELTHLAMHDSLTRLPNRALMETRLSQAIDDAQRGGSRFAVMFIDLDGFKGINDTYGHEAGDQLLLQLASSLMESLRPEDTIARLGGDEFVVLTTIETPEDAASTAQTLLRLACLPLKIDRLEIAISASIGVALYPDNGLQAQELLAHADAAMYAVKERGRNGYQLFKPDMRKGTHQRITLAQDLRQALDGSHLQLDYRPRRRTPEGPVLGLDALVRWRHPQYGQIPPADFIPLAEHSGLSLELGRWVLEEACRQLALWRSEGHLPGSMAVSLSPTQFRSELLHHDIKDALQRHDLPGSLLVLGVSESVAMHDPAGSLSIFKRLSDLGVSLSIDDFYTGYASLTQRRTMPASELAIDRDPMRDATSPPGNAPTTH; encoded by the coding sequence ATGCTCCTGCCCTCCCACCCTATGACCGGAACCTACAACGCCCTGCTGGTGCTGGCCTCCTTCGTGGTGGCGGCCGTGGCGGCCTATGCGGCACTCAGCATGACTGGCCGGATCACGGCCAACCGCGGGCGCATTGCCAGTTGCTGGCTGGTCGGCGGCGCCTGCGTCATGGGGCTGGGGGTGTGGTCGATGCACTTCATCGGCATGCTGGCCTTCAAGCTGCCCATCCCCCAGGGATACGACCTGCTGATCACCGGCTACTCGCTGCTGATCGCGGTCGGGGCATCGGGTTATGCGTTGTGGATGGTGACCCGGCCTGCCCTGCCGAGCGGCCAGCTGCTCGGTGGCGGCCTGATCATGGGCTGCGGCGTCGCGGCGATGCACTACGTGGGCATGGCCGCGATGCGCATGCAGCCAGGTATCGATTACGACCCGCTGTGGTTTTCACTTTCGGTGCTGATTGCCATCGCAGCATCGATTTCCGCCCTGTGGATCTTCTTCCGGCTGCGCAGCGAAACAAGGGGGCAACCGCCGTTCCTGCGCATCATCGCAGCGGCGGTCATGGGGTTTGCGATTGCCGGCATGCATTACACCGGCATGGCGGCGGCGCGGTTTCCCGCAGGCGCCATCTGCGGCGCGGCCGTCAAGGACGGTGCGTCCCCGCACTGGCTGGCCAGCCTGGTGGGAACCTTCACTTTCGCCATCCTGGGCATCGCGCTGGTGGTCTCGATGCTGGACCGCCGCCTGCAGGAGCGCACCACCCTGCTGACCGAATCCCTGATCAAGGCCAGGCACGAACTGACCCACCTGGCCATGCATGACAGCCTCACCCGGCTGCCCAACCGCGCACTGATGGAAACCCGGTTGTCGCAGGCCATCGACGACGCACAGCGCGGTGGCAGTCGCTTCGCGGTGATGTTCATCGATCTGGACGGCTTCAAGGGCATCAACGACACCTACGGGCACGAGGCCGGTGACCAGCTGCTGCTGCAGCTGGCTTCCAGCCTGATGGAAAGCCTGCGCCCGGAAGACACCATTGCACGGTTGGGAGGCGATGAATTCGTCGTGCTCACCACCATCGAAACGCCCGAAGACGCTGCCAGCACCGCGCAGACGCTGCTGCGGCTGGCCTGCCTGCCACTGAAGATCGATCGACTGGAGATCGCCATTTCTGCCAGCATCGGTGTGGCGCTCTACCCGGACAACGGCCTGCAGGCGCAGGAACTGCTGGCCCACGCCGACGCGGCGATGTATGCGGTCAAGGAACGTGGCCGCAACGGCTACCAGCTGTTCAAGCCGGACATGCGCAAGGGCACGCATCAGCGCATCACCTTGGCCCAGGATCTCCGCCAGGCCCTCGATGGCAGTCACCTGCAGCTGGATTACCGGCCCAGGCGCCGCACGCCCGAAGGTCCGGTGCTGGGACTGGATGCCCTGGTCCGCTGGCGCCATCCGCAGTACGGGCAGATCCCGCCTGCCGATTTCATTCCGCTGGCCGAGCATTCGGGCCTGAGCCTGGAACTGGGTCGATGGGTGCTGGAGGAAGCCTGCCGCCAGCTCGCCCTGTGGCGGAGCGAAGGCCATCTGCCGGGCAGCATGGCCGTGAGCCTCTCGCCGACCCAGTTCCGCTCGGAACTGCTGCACCACGACATCAAGGACGCACTGCAACGCCACGACCTGCCCGGCTCGCTGCTGGTGCTGGGCGTCTCCGAATCGGTGGCCATGCATGACCCCGCCGGCAGCCTGTCCATCTTCAAGCGCCTGTCCGACCTTGGCGTGAGTCTTTCCATCGATGACTTCTACACGGGCTACGCCAGCCTGACGCAGCGCCGGACCATGCCGGCCAGCGAACTGGCGATCGACCGGGATCCCATGCGCGATGCAACCTCGCCCCCCGGCAACGCGCCGACTACGCACTGA
- a CDS encoding GH92 family glycosyl hydrolase produces the protein MRRSHASNGLGRKAIRALGLATCLAALPALALAADRLSSAQQDAFDAVDPFIGTAGEGHTFPGATVPFGMVQLSPDTQIKSRKDGYGWAAGYRHDDNTIVGFSHTHFSGSGHSDLGDFLVMPTTGDVKLERGDVTQPNSGYTSRFDHATETAKPGYYAVTLADSGVRAELTATARVGLHRYTFPAGKPAHVILDLRTSMYDYPGKVLWSRVRVRPDGTVTGFRETRGWAPGRQLYFAMRFSKPLKGQSLNDTEQDVIYKGFATPADKDPTQRAQIEGRQLVGAFDFGNEGGQVLVKVSISPVSEENAIANMEAEAPAWDFDGAREAARTQWATALAAVEAKGSKTQRTQFYTALYHTFLGPTLFMDVDGRYRGPDNAVHQAKGWTNYSTFSLWDTYRALHPLLTLVQPPQHTNDIVNSLLASRRESPYGILPVWAFNGLETWCMIGYHAVPVIADAYMKGIRGYDTKEALDAMVASADYGPYDGIAQYRELGYVPIDEEGEAASKTLEYAFDDWTISQVAKDMGDAKVAGEFDKRAGNWKHAFDPSTGFMRARKRDGAFREPFDPTASGYGSDYTEGNAWQYSWYVPQDVAGLVQAHGGADRLLGKLDEAFDAKVDPKIFEHMEDITGLIGWYAHGNEPGHHVSYLYAYAGQPWRTQQRLKQIMDTQYKATPDGLAGNDDLGQMSAWYVFTALGFYPVTPGSNQYVIGRPFLPQATLDLPGGKRFTVVADKLDDKHTYVGSVTLDGKPLDRAYITHQEILAGGELRFTMQAQPNKQWATDLGKLPYSQSSN, from the coding sequence ATGCGACGTTCACACGCCTCCAATGGCCTTGGCCGCAAGGCCATCCGTGCGCTCGGCCTGGCCACCTGCCTGGCCGCGTTACCGGCATTGGCACTGGCCGCCGATCGCTTGAGCAGCGCGCAGCAGGATGCCTTCGACGCAGTCGATCCCTTCATCGGCACCGCCGGTGAAGGCCACACCTTTCCCGGTGCGACGGTGCCGTTCGGCATGGTCCAGCTCTCGCCCGATACCCAGATCAAGTCGCGCAAGGATGGCTATGGCTGGGCCGCGGGCTATCGCCATGACGACAACACCATCGTCGGCTTCTCGCACACGCATTTTTCCGGCTCGGGGCATTCGGACCTGGGCGATTTCCTGGTCATGCCGACCACCGGCGATGTGAAGCTGGAACGCGGCGATGTCACCCAGCCGAACAGCGGCTACACCTCCCGCTTCGACCACGCCACCGAAACTGCCAAGCCCGGCTACTACGCGGTGACGCTGGCCGATTCGGGCGTGCGCGCCGAACTGACCGCCACCGCGCGCGTGGGCCTGCACCGCTACACGTTTCCTGCAGGCAAGCCGGCGCACGTGATCCTGGACCTGCGCACCAGCATGTACGACTACCCCGGCAAGGTGCTGTGGTCGCGCGTGCGCGTGCGCCCGGACGGCACGGTCACCGGGTTTCGCGAGACGCGCGGCTGGGCGCCGGGCCGCCAGCTGTATTTCGCCATGCGCTTCTCCAAGCCGCTCAAGGGCCAGTCGCTCAACGACACCGAGCAGGACGTGATCTACAAGGGCTTCGCCACGCCAGCCGACAAGGACCCCACCCAGCGCGCACAGATCGAAGGCCGCCAGCTGGTCGGCGCGTTCGATTTCGGCAACGAAGGCGGCCAGGTGCTGGTGAAGGTGTCGATCTCGCCGGTGAGCGAGGAGAACGCCATCGCCAACATGGAGGCCGAAGCACCTGCGTGGGATTTCGATGGCGCGCGTGAGGCCGCCAGGACGCAGTGGGCCACGGCCCTGGCCGCGGTCGAGGCCAAGGGCAGCAAGACCCAGCGCACCCAGTTCTACACCGCGCTGTACCACACGTTCCTGGGACCAACGCTCTTCATGGACGTCGATGGCCGTTATCGCGGGCCGGATAACGCCGTGCACCAGGCCAAGGGCTGGACCAACTATTCGACCTTCTCGCTGTGGGATACCTACCGCGCCCTGCATCCGCTGCTGACCCTGGTGCAGCCGCCGCAGCACACCAACGACATCGTCAATTCGCTGCTGGCTTCGCGCCGCGAAAGCCCGTACGGGATCCTGCCTGTGTGGGCGTTCAACGGCCTGGAAACCTGGTGCATGATCGGCTACCACGCCGTGCCAGTGATCGCCGATGCCTACATGAAAGGCATCCGTGGCTACGACACAAAGGAGGCCCTGGACGCGATGGTTGCCAGCGCCGACTACGGCCCCTACGACGGCATCGCCCAGTACCGCGAGCTGGGCTATGTGCCGATCGACGAAGAAGGCGAAGCGGCCAGCAAGACACTGGAATATGCGTTCGACGACTGGACGATTTCGCAGGTCGCCAAGGACATGGGCGATGCCAAGGTCGCCGGCGAGTTCGACAAGCGCGCCGGCAACTGGAAGCACGCCTTCGATCCGTCGACCGGCTTCATGCGCGCGCGCAAGCGCGATGGCGCCTTCCGCGAGCCGTTCGACCCCACCGCCAGCGGCTACGGCAGCGACTACACCGAAGGCAACGCCTGGCAGTACTCGTGGTACGTGCCGCAGGACGTGGCCGGCCTGGTCCAGGCTCACGGCGGCGCCGACAGGCTGCTGGGCAAGCTGGATGAGGCGTTCGATGCAAAGGTGGACCCGAAGATCTTCGAGCACATGGAAGACATCACCGGCCTGATCGGCTGGTACGCACACGGCAATGAGCCGGGCCACCACGTGTCCTACCTGTACGCCTATGCCGGCCAGCCGTGGCGCACCCAGCAGCGCCTGAAGCAGATCATGGACACCCAGTACAAGGCCACGCCCGATGGCCTGGCCGGCAACGACGACCTGGGCCAGATGTCGGCCTGGTATGTGTTCACCGCGCTGGGTTTCTATCCGGTGACCCCGGGCAGCAACCAGTACGTGATCGGCCGGCCGTTCCTGCCGCAGGCCACGCTTGACCTGCCGGGCGGCAAGCGCTTCACCGTGGTGGCCGACAAGCTGGACGACAAGCACACCTACGTCGGCAGCGTCACGCTGGACGGCAAGCCACTGGACCGTGCCTACATCACCCACCAGGAGATCCTGGCCGGTGGCGAACTGCGCTTCACCATGCAGGCCCAGCCCAACAAACAGTGGGCGACCGACCTGGGCAAGCTGCCGTACTCGCAGTCATCGAACTGA
- a CDS encoding restriction endonuclease, with amino-acid sequence MQYVTSHSRRHAGAGGMPAIGADRLAAAYRARQFQVQVLALPALERANRPDVVLLLQQGREQVLVHAYARAQGAVSQGAVRQLAIDVFEAGAVRGVLIGAAGFMVSAYQAALHHAQLELVDERGLDALLESGASVSRPAPVRPPARSLREATRPPWPLRAAIGTGGMAMAVTMLFASIPALQGQLFDVLRPARPADTAFTQASANAWRAAALPSRVSVLDRQASVESASPARPAAFDTSAGLPANFNQALAPRL; translated from the coding sequence ATGCAGTACGTCACCTCACACAGCCGGCGTCATGCCGGTGCCGGCGGCATGCCGGCAATCGGTGCAGACCGATTGGCTGCGGCCTACCGTGCGCGGCAGTTCCAGGTGCAGGTGCTCGCGCTGCCAGCGCTGGAACGCGCCAATCGGCCCGATGTCGTCCTGCTGCTGCAGCAGGGACGCGAACAGGTGCTGGTCCACGCCTATGCACGCGCGCAGGGCGCCGTATCGCAGGGCGCGGTTCGCCAGCTGGCCATCGATGTGTTCGAAGCCGGTGCAGTCCGTGGCGTGTTGATTGGCGCAGCCGGGTTCATGGTGTCTGCGTACCAGGCGGCTTTGCACCACGCGCAGCTGGAACTGGTGGACGAACGCGGCCTGGACGCATTGCTGGAATCAGGTGCGAGTGTCTCCCGGCCGGCACCGGTGCGCCCGCCGGCGCGCTCCCTGCGCGAAGCCACGCGCCCGCCCTGGCCGCTGCGCGCGGCCATCGGCACCGGCGGCATGGCGATGGCGGTGACCATGCTGTTTGCCTCGATCCCGGCACTCCAGGGCCAGCTCTTCGACGTGCTGCGCCCGGCGCGTCCTGCCGACACCGCGTTTACCCAGGCATCGGCCAATGCCTGGCGCGCTGCTGCATTGCCTTCGCGCGTGAGCGTGCTGGATCGACAGGCCTCGGTTGAATCGGCTTCGCCAGCGCGCCCGGCCGCTTTCGATACCAGCGCTGGCTTGCCGGCCAATTTCAATCAGGCGCTTGCACCGCGTCTCTGA
- a CDS encoding alpha-ketoglutarate-dependent dioxygenase AlkB: MQCDDLFAPTSLTVVDDAEGGIRYWPGVIDQAQATRWFDTLVAGVEWIHQRRPMYDRIVDVPRLQAYYGLDALPPQLPLAAMLACVQGRVAAPYTSVGLNLYRDGRDSVAMHNDTLHTLQPGQPIALISLGSPRRMHIRAKAGARKTLALELMPGSLLVMSHASQLTHEHGIPKTARPAVPRMSVVFRARTE; this comes from the coding sequence GTGCAGTGTGATGATCTGTTCGCGCCAACGTCGCTGACCGTGGTCGACGATGCCGAAGGCGGCATCCGTTACTGGCCCGGTGTCATCGACCAGGCGCAGGCGACGCGATGGTTCGACACGCTGGTGGCTGGCGTGGAATGGATCCACCAGCGCCGCCCGATGTACGACCGCATCGTCGACGTGCCGCGCCTGCAGGCGTATTATGGCCTGGATGCACTGCCGCCGCAGCTGCCGCTTGCCGCGATGCTGGCCTGCGTGCAGGGCAGGGTGGCGGCACCCTATACCAGTGTTGGCCTCAACCTATATCGCGATGGGCGCGACAGCGTGGCCATGCACAACGACACGCTGCACACGCTGCAACCGGGCCAGCCGATTGCGCTGATCTCGCTGGGCAGTCCCCGTCGGATGCACATCCGTGCCAAGGCCGGTGCGCGGAAAACGCTGGCGTTGGAATTGATGCCGGGCAGCCTGCTGGTGATGAGCCACGCCTCCCAGCTCACTCACGAACATGGCATTCCAAAAACCGCGCGCCCGGCCGTGCCGCGGATGAGTGTGGTATTCCGCGCACGAACGGAGTGA
- a CDS encoding error-prone DNA polymerase, which translates to MNWEDAFDGMGHGSPGGRMPRAWRMAQRLQQAANDDVLHDAEDDGLPAYAELHCLSDFSFLRGASDAAALFERAKHCGYQALAITDECSLAGIVRGWEGAQATGVQLIVGSEFTLVDGTRFVLLVETREGYTQLCALITTARRAATKGHYTLTRADVEAQFRDAPPELFALWLPGAAPQVEDGQWLQQVFGARAHLAVELLRERDDAARLAELLAMARQLRMTPLASGDVHMANRRDRALQDTVTAIRHVVPLAESGALLFRNGERHLRSRRALGNIYPAELLQATAELARRCSGFDLKRDVKYDYPAELVPAAHTATSYLRELTEAGICERWGKRGLALSAKVRADIEQELALIAELKYEAFFLTVNDVVRFARSRGILCQGRGSSANSAVCFALGITAVDPDENRLLISRFLSKARNEPPDIDVDFEHERREEVIQYVYGKYGRHRAALAATVIAYRGKSAVRDVAKAFGLPPDQIALLANCFGWGNGETPMEQRLEEAGFDTANPLVMKILALTFQLEGKPRHLSQHVGGFVIAEQTLSTVVPVENAAMADRTIIQWEKDDLETMGMLKVDCLALGMLTCLRKTLDLIRIHRGRDYGIATIPAEDAQTYGLIQLADTVGVFQIESRAQMAMLPRLKPAKFYDLVIEVAIVRPGPIQGDMVHPYLRRRQGLEAPAYPSEGVEAILGPTLGVPLFQEQVMELVIHAGYSPDEADGLRRSMAAWKRGGDMEPHRVRIRQKMEKKGYASEFIDQIFEQIKGFGSYGFPQSHAASFAKLVYASCWLKRHEPAAFACGLLNAQPMGFYSASQIVQDARRGRAGRRPIGVLAVDVLHSDWDNTLVGGRAWRSEDDEGEQPDIRLGFRQVAGLSEIAGTAIMAARQQRAFSSVEDLCLRAQLDEKARSALAEAGALKSLAGNRNAARWAVAGIERQRPLLPGSPDELQVDLPAPRIGEEITADYRSVGLSLEVHPMALLRPRMRQQRIVGLHELQDRRHGSGVHVAGLVTQRQRPGTAKGTIFVTLEDEHGMVNVIVWPHVALRQRRALLESRLLAVRGRWERVDGVEHLIAADLRDLSDWLGELNVASRDFH; encoded by the coding sequence ATGAATTGGGAGGATGCTTTCGACGGCATGGGCCACGGCAGCCCCGGCGGGCGCATGCCGCGTGCCTGGCGCATGGCGCAACGCCTGCAGCAGGCTGCCAACGACGATGTGCTGCATGACGCGGAAGACGACGGGCTGCCGGCGTATGCCGAACTGCACTGCCTGTCGGACTTCTCGTTCCTGCGTGGTGCCTCCGACGCGGCAGCCCTGTTCGAGCGCGCCAAACACTGCGGTTACCAGGCGCTGGCGATCACCGACGAATGCTCGCTGGCCGGCATCGTGCGCGGCTGGGAAGGGGCGCAAGCCACCGGCGTGCAGCTGATCGTCGGCAGCGAGTTCACGCTGGTCGATGGCACCCGGTTCGTGCTGCTGGTGGAAACGCGTGAGGGCTATACCCAGCTGTGCGCGCTGATCACCACCGCGCGGCGCGCGGCGACCAAGGGGCATTACACGCTGACGCGTGCCGACGTGGAAGCGCAGTTCCGCGATGCGCCGCCTGAGCTGTTCGCGCTATGGCTGCCCGGTGCGGCGCCTCAAGTGGAAGACGGGCAGTGGCTGCAGCAGGTGTTCGGTGCGCGCGCCCATCTGGCCGTGGAGCTGCTGCGCGAACGGGACGATGCCGCCCGCCTTGCCGAACTGCTGGCAATGGCCAGGCAACTACGCATGACGCCCTTGGCCAGCGGCGATGTGCACATGGCCAACCGCCGCGATCGTGCGCTGCAGGACACGGTGACTGCCATCCGCCATGTCGTGCCGCTGGCCGAATCCGGTGCGCTGCTGTTCCGCAATGGCGAACGCCATCTGCGTTCGCGGCGCGCGCTGGGCAACATCTATCCGGCCGAACTGCTGCAGGCGACGGCGGAGCTGGCGCGTCGCTGCAGCGGTTTCGATCTCAAGCGTGACGTGAAATACGACTATCCAGCCGAACTGGTGCCGGCCGCTCACACCGCGACCAGTTACCTGCGCGAACTGACCGAGGCGGGGATCTGCGAACGATGGGGCAAGCGGGGGCTGGCGCTTTCCGCCAAGGTCCGTGCTGACATCGAGCAGGAGCTGGCTCTGATCGCCGAGCTCAAGTACGAGGCGTTCTTCCTGACGGTCAACGATGTGGTGCGCTTTGCGCGCTCGCGGGGAATCCTGTGCCAGGGGCGTGGCTCATCGGCCAACTCCGCGGTGTGCTTTGCGCTGGGTATCACCGCCGTGGACCCCGATGAGAACCGGTTGCTGATCTCGCGCTTCCTGTCCAAGGCACGCAACGAGCCGCCGGATATCGACGTGGATTTCGAGCACGAGCGGCGTGAGGAAGTCATCCAGTACGTTTACGGAAAGTACGGACGCCACCGCGCCGCCCTGGCCGCGACCGTGATTGCCTACCGCGGCAAGAGCGCGGTGCGTGACGTGGCCAAGGCTTTTGGCCTGCCGCCGGATCAGATCGCATTGCTGGCCAATTGCTTCGGCTGGGGCAACGGTGAAACGCCGATGGAGCAGCGGCTGGAAGAGGCCGGTTTCGACACCGCCAATCCGTTGGTCATGAAGATCCTGGCGCTGACCTTCCAGCTGGAAGGCAAGCCGCGACACCTGTCGCAGCATGTCGGCGGGTTCGTGATCGCCGAGCAGACGCTGTCCACCGTCGTGCCGGTGGAAAACGCGGCCATGGCCGACCGCACCATCATCCAGTGGGAAAAGGACGACCTGGAAACCATGGGCATGCTCAAGGTCGATTGCCTGGCGCTGGGCATGCTGACCTGCCTGCGCAAGACGCTCGATCTGATCCGCATCCATCGCGGTCGCGATTACGGGATCGCCACGATTCCCGCCGAAGACGCGCAGACCTACGGGCTGATCCAGCTGGCCGATACGGTCGGCGTGTTCCAGATCGAATCGCGCGCGCAGATGGCGATGCTGCCGCGGCTCAAGCCTGCAAAGTTCTACGACCTGGTGATCGAAGTGGCGATCGTGCGCCCGGGCCCGATCCAGGGCGACATGGTCCATCCCTACCTGCGTCGTCGCCAGGGGCTTGAAGCGCCTGCATATCCATCGGAGGGCGTGGAGGCAATCCTGGGTCCGACCCTGGGCGTGCCGCTGTTCCAGGAGCAGGTGATGGAGCTGGTGATCCACGCCGGTTATTCGCCGGACGAAGCCGATGGCCTGCGTCGTTCGATGGCCGCCTGGAAGCGCGGTGGCGACATGGAGCCGCATCGTGTCCGCATTCGGCAAAAGATGGAAAAAAAAGGCTATGCCTCCGAGTTCATCGACCAGATCTTCGAGCAGATCAAGGGTTTCGGCTCCTACGGCTTTCCGCAGAGCCATGCGGCCTCGTTCGCCAAGCTGGTCTATGCCAGCTGCTGGTTGAAGCGGCACGAACCGGCGGCGTTCGCCTGCGGCCTGTTGAATGCGCAACCGATGGGCTTCTATTCGGCCAGCCAGATCGTGCAGGACGCGCGCCGTGGCCGAGCCGGGCGCAGGCCGATCGGTGTGCTGGCGGTCGATGTGCTGCACAGCGACTGGGACAACACGCTGGTCGGTGGGCGCGCGTGGCGAAGCGAGGATGACGAAGGCGAGCAACCGGACATCCGGCTTGGCTTCCGCCAGGTCGCCGGCCTGTCCGAGATTGCCGGTACGGCGATCATGGCTGCACGCCAGCAGCGAGCGTTTTCCAGCGTTGAAGACCTGTGCCTGCGCGCGCAGCTGGATGAAAAAGCACGTAGTGCCCTGGCTGAAGCCGGCGCATTGAAGTCACTGGCCGGCAACCGCAACGCCGCGCGCTGGGCGGTGGCCGGCATCGAGCGCCAGCGTCCCCTGTTGCCTGGCAGTCCGGATGAGCTGCAGGTCGACCTGCCGGCGCCACGGATCGGCGAGGAGATCACCGCCGATTACCGCAGCGTCGGCCTGAGCCTGGAAGTGCATCCGATGGCCTTGCTGCGACCGCGCATGCGTCAGCAGCGCATCGTGGGCCTGCACGAGCTGCAGGACCGGCGCCACGGCAGCGGCGTGCACGTGGCCGGGCTGGTCACCCAGCGCCAGCGCCCGGGCACCGCCAAGGGCACCATCTTCGTCACCCTGGAAGACGAGCACGGCATGGTCAACGTGATCGTGTGGCCGCATGTGGCGCTGCGCCAGCGCCGCGCGCTGCTGGAATCGCGGCTGCTGGCCGTGCGCGGACGCTGGGAACGCGTGGACGGCGTCGAACACCTGATCGCCGCCGACCTGCGCGACCTGAGTGACTGGCTGGGCGAGCTCAACGTTGCCTCGAGGGACTTCCATTGA
- a CDS encoding DNA polymerase Y family protein: MLWACILLPHLALDAVLRRLPDDARAEPLALVEGPAQLRTLHSVNAAAAQSGLKAGMRLSAAHALMTQVRTVDYDPQDEARTQRFLAAWAYRHSSLVSQQWSHAVVLEARASFKLFGPWPRFAQRLRSELDAQGFRHRLALAPTPRAARVLAGLEDGMAIARPERLQEVLDRVSVRRAALPGDGGERLHRMGLRTLAAVRALPRDALRRRFGLPLLEHLDKLYGSADDPLECYAPPDRFDMRVELGYEVETHTALLFPLRRLIGDLCTYLSIRDGGVQRFVLRLEHEGAQTDVDVGLLAPERMPAMLFELARNRLERVSIPKPVVAMRLLARELPPFVPAAKDLFEQRSQQAVEWPQLRERLRARLGDAAVYRVEPAGDPRPERAWRKAIGDPPARGVEDAPARPPRPTWLLPQPVPLHGMPRIVSGPERLESGWWDDDDARRDYYVVETARGQRAWAFVPPGRHDGWMLHGWFA; this comes from the coding sequence ATGCTGTGGGCCTGCATCCTGCTGCCGCACCTGGCCCTGGACGCCGTCCTGCGCCGGTTGCCCGATGACGCGCGCGCAGAACCGCTGGCGCTGGTCGAAGGCCCGGCGCAGCTGCGCACGCTGCATTCGGTCAACGCCGCGGCCGCGCAGTCCGGCCTGAAAGCCGGCATGCGTCTGTCGGCCGCGCATGCCTTGATGACCCAGGTGCGCACGGTCGATTACGACCCGCAGGACGAAGCGCGGACCCAGCGCTTCCTCGCGGCCTGGGCGTACCGGCACAGCTCGCTGGTCAGCCAGCAGTGGTCGCATGCGGTGGTGCTGGAAGCGCGCGCCAGCTTCAAGCTGTTCGGCCCATGGCCGCGTTTCGCCCAGCGTCTGCGCAGTGAACTGGACGCGCAGGGTTTCCGGCATCGGCTCGCGCTGGCGCCCACGCCGCGCGCGGCGCGCGTGCTGGCCGGACTGGAAGATGGCATGGCCATCGCCCGGCCCGAGCGCCTGCAGGAGGTGCTGGACCGGGTATCCGTGCGCCGCGCGGCCTTGCCCGGCGATGGCGGCGAACGCCTGCATCGCATGGGCCTGCGCACGCTGGCTGCGGTACGCGCGCTGCCACGCGACGCACTGCGTCGTCGCTTCGGCCTGCCGCTGCTGGAGCACCTGGACAAGCTGTATGGCAGTGCCGACGACCCGCTCGAGTGCTACGCGCCGCCGGACCGTTTCGACATGCGCGTGGAGCTGGGTTACGAAGTGGAAACCCATACCGCGCTGCTGTTCCCGCTGCGGCGCCTGATCGGCGACCTGTGCACGTACCTGTCGATCCGCGACGGTGGCGTGCAGCGCTTCGTCCTGCGCCTGGAGCACGAAGGCGCGCAGACCGATGTCGATGTCGGCCTGCTGGCGCCGGAGCGCATGCCGGCGATGCTGTTCGAACTGGCGCGCAACCGGCTCGAACGCGTCTCCATCCCCAAGCCCGTGGTCGCCATGCGTCTGCTGGCGCGCGAGCTTCCGCCGTTCGTGCCCGCGGCCAAGGATCTGTTCGAACAGCGTTCGCAGCAGGCGGTGGAATGGCCGCAGCTGCGCGAACGCCTGCGCGCGCGGCTGGGCGATGCAGCGGTGTATCGGGTCGAGCCGGCTGGCGACCCGCGCCCGGAACGCGCCTGGCGCAAGGCCATCGGCGATCCGCCGGCGCGCGGCGTGGAAGACGCACCGGCGCGCCCGCCGCGGCCGACCTGGCTGCTGCCGCAGCCGGTGCCGCTGCATGGCATGCCCAGGATCGTCTCCGGGCCCGAGCGGCTGGAAAGTGGCTGGTGGGATGACGACGACGCGCGCCGCGACTACTACGTGGTGGAAACCGCGCGCGGCCAGCGCGCCTGGGCGTTCGTTCCCCCCGGCCGGCATGACGGCTGGATGCTGCACGGCTGGTTCGCATGA